A DNA window from Chitinibacter fontanus contains the following coding sequences:
- a CDS encoding efflux RND transporter periplasmic adaptor subunit produces the protein MRRSWLIFLLLLSAALAYFGWSYYAPLTVSVSKPQRGIAIEAIYATGLVEPSILLPIAPRVGGHIKSLHVIEGETVRKGQLLAELEALDVVRTVDEQAARAQYAKQQQARTASLVAQGFYSSAELDRVNSEANATQAALRRAQALQGFTTLHAPADGVILRRDAEVGQFVSAGQVLLSMSCCAPLRVSAEVDEEDIPHVKVGQNVVLHAPAFPNVVLDGKVAAITPKGDPVSRSYRVRIGVLNANDLRVGMTVEANLIMQEKANALLIPTQTIQGGKVWIFEQGQAKQRAVKLGIMGAKQSEVLAGLDENTQIIWPIPKGIRPNRSLRLVSEHIPNKANQP, from the coding sequence ATGCGACGTTCGTGGTTAATCTTTCTATTATTGCTAAGCGCAGCACTCGCCTATTTTGGGTGGAGTTACTATGCGCCACTCACAGTCAGCGTTAGCAAACCCCAGCGCGGTATCGCCATTGAGGCGATCTATGCCACCGGTTTGGTTGAACCCAGCATCCTGCTGCCTATCGCTCCCCGAGTGGGCGGCCATATCAAGAGCCTGCACGTCATTGAAGGTGAAACGGTTCGCAAAGGGCAACTACTGGCCGAACTTGAAGCGCTGGACGTTGTACGCACCGTTGATGAACAAGCAGCACGTGCGCAATACGCCAAGCAGCAACAAGCGCGTACTGCCTCACTGGTAGCCCAAGGGTTTTATTCCAGCGCCGAGCTGGATCGCGTTAATTCGGAAGCCAATGCAACTCAGGCAGCGCTCAGACGCGCCCAGGCGCTACAAGGATTTACCACGCTACACGCACCTGCCGATGGCGTTATTTTGCGACGCGACGCCGAAGTCGGGCAATTTGTCAGCGCAGGACAAGTACTACTTTCCATGTCTTGCTGTGCACCTTTACGCGTGAGTGCCGAGGTCGATGAAGAAGATATTCCTCATGTCAAAGTGGGGCAAAATGTAGTGCTACACGCCCCCGCTTTTCCCAATGTCGTGCTGGATGGCAAAGTAGCTGCGATCACCCCCAAGGGCGATCCGGTATCGCGCAGTTATCGGGTCAGAATTGGCGTACTCAACGCCAATGATTTGCGAGTTGGAATGACGGTTGAAGCTAATCTGATTATGCAAGAAAAAGCCAACGCACTGCTGATTCCCACTCAAACCATACAAGGGGGCAAGGTTTGGATTTTTGAACAAGGTCAGGCAAAGCAACGCGCAGTCAAACTAGGAATTATGGGAGCCAAGCAAAGTGAGGTCTTGGCGGGGCTTGATGAAAACACGCAAATCATTTGGCCAATTCCCAAGGGTATTCGTCCCAACCGCTCATTAAGATTAGTATCTGAACATATACCTAACAAAGCTAACCAACCATAA
- a CDS encoding tetratricopeptide repeat protein, with translation MKSSLVLIVLGFMLLTGCANSTKQDAPALRISAEASHGKALKAIHAGDVEGAALWWSQALLQYQALDDWPGQGMARLGLAQAQHKAGQVDRAIQTLKPMVAQSGFMVAQRAQAHLQLAQLWLSDDQNAGVAAMHLAQSEQLCAAPCQMRWAQINMAAKIALLNKDWPRVMQLTVSVLAGAAEGEEKEVAHSHQLQAQAQLAQLQLAGALYSIDQALALDRKLARPDWLLADYRVRLQIVQLLSDSEQITLTEQKISSLCEALRCNR, from the coding sequence ATGAAATCCTCGTTGGTCTTGATTGTTTTGGGGTTTATGTTACTAACTGGGTGTGCAAATTCGACAAAACAAGATGCACCTGCTTTGCGTATTTCTGCTGAGGCTAGTCACGGCAAGGCTTTGAAGGCGATACATGCTGGTGATGTTGAGGGCGCTGCCCTGTGGTGGTCGCAAGCGTTGCTGCAGTATCAGGCCTTGGATGATTGGCCTGGGCAGGGGATGGCGCGTTTGGGGTTGGCGCAGGCTCAGCACAAAGCGGGGCAAGTTGATCGAGCTATCCAAACCTTAAAACCGATGGTGGCGCAAAGTGGCTTTATGGTTGCACAACGTGCACAGGCGCATTTGCAATTGGCACAGTTATGGCTAAGCGATGATCAAAATGCAGGTGTGGCAGCGATGCATCTGGCGCAATCGGAGCAGTTGTGCGCAGCCCCTTGTCAAATGCGCTGGGCACAAATCAATATGGCCGCAAAGATTGCGTTGTTAAATAAGGACTGGCCTCGGGTAATGCAATTGACCGTCAGTGTGCTAGCTGGGGCTGCCGAGGGTGAGGAGAAGGAAGTCGCACATAGCCATCAATTACAGGCTCAGGCTCAGCTGGCGCAGCTGCAGCTTGCCGGTGCGCTGTATTCAATCGATCAAGCCCTAGCCTTGGATCGAAAATTGGCACGCCCAGATTGGTTGCTGGCTGATTATCGAGTGCGATTGCAGATCGTCCAGTTGTTGTCGGATAGTGAGCAAATTACTCTAACAGAGCAAAAAATCAGCAGTTTGTGTGAAGCATTGCGCTGTAATCGCTAA
- a CDS encoding ABC transporter permease produces the protein MKRWLRHYLQAFSGLARAPVRRVYLKQVYFTANEAAWLMFFIGFALGGIVVTQLHGQYGQSRDAAMRLLGSLTFTELAPLLTVLIIMARSASAIAIELASMRINGEVRELERMNISIPSYLLLPRVLGMMTSAVLLTACMALGSMLGGVLMISGWDASYQVLAIDRVLGITAVLLALAKAATFGLAGGLLACHAGLNVQLSATEIPRAASRAVIRGLFALFVLDLCWAFVS, from the coding sequence TTGAAAAGATGGTTGCGGCATTATTTACAGGCTTTTTCAGGGCTGGCCAGAGCGCCGGTACGACGCGTTTATCTCAAGCAAGTGTATTTCACCGCCAACGAAGCAGCCTGGTTGATGTTTTTTATTGGTTTTGCTTTGGGTGGCATTGTGGTCACGCAATTGCACGGTCAATACGGGCAAAGTCGTGATGCCGCGATGCGCTTATTGGGCTCGCTGACTTTTACCGAGCTGGCCCCGCTATTAACGGTGTTGATTATCATGGCGCGATCGGCTTCCGCCATTGCGATTGAGTTGGCATCCATGCGAATTAATGGTGAAGTGCGCGAGCTTGAGCGTATGAATATCTCTATTCCTAGCTATTTATTGTTGCCGCGTGTGCTAGGGATGATGACCTCTGCGGTGTTGCTAACTGCTTGTATGGCGCTGGGGTCGATGCTGGGGGGCGTGCTGATGATTTCGGGTTGGGATGCCAGCTATCAAGTGTTGGCGATAGATCGGGTATTGGGGATTACGGCTGTGCTGCTGGCCTTGGCCAAGGCGGCTACTTTTGGTTTGGCCGGCGGCTTATTAGCCTGCCATGCTGGCTTGAATGTGCAATTGAGTGCCACCGAAATTCCACGCGCTGCATCACGTGCGGTGATTCGTGGCTTATTTGCCCTGTTTGTGCTCGATTTGTGTTGGGCTTTTGTGAGTTAG
- the pyrH gene encoding UMP kinase, which yields MSQVKKYNRILLKLSGEALMGDDSYGINRATIDRIVQEIKEVVDLGVQVAVVIGGGNIFRGVAPAASGMDRATADYMGMLATVMNALALQDAMRHAGIVSRVQSALTIQQVAEPYIRGKAIRYLEEGKVVIFGAGTGNPFFTTDTAAALRGMEVGADIVLKATKVDGVYTDDPKKNPDAVRYQTVTFDEAIGRNLKVMDATAFALCRDQKMNICVLSIFKSGALKRVVLGEDEGTLVHC from the coding sequence ATGAGCCAAGTGAAAAAATATAACCGTATTCTGTTAAAACTCTCCGGCGAAGCTTTGATGGGGGATGATAGTTACGGGATTAATCGGGCTACTATTGACCGGATCGTGCAAGAGATTAAAGAAGTAGTTGACCTTGGTGTGCAAGTGGCCGTGGTTATTGGTGGCGGTAATATTTTCCGTGGCGTAGCGCCAGCAGCTTCTGGTATGGATCGCGCTACTGCAGACTATATGGGTATGCTTGCAACGGTAATGAATGCACTTGCTTTGCAAGATGCAATGCGCCATGCGGGTATTGTTTCCCGTGTGCAATCAGCGCTTACGATTCAGCAGGTTGCTGAGCCATATATTCGTGGTAAGGCAATTCGCTACTTGGAAGAAGGTAAAGTGGTAATTTTTGGTGCTGGTACCGGCAATCCTTTCTTCACAACTGATACCGCTGCAGCGTTGCGTGGTATGGAAGTTGGCGCGGATATCGTACTGAAAGCCACAAAGGTGGACGGTGTTTACACTGATGATCCTAAGAAAAATCCTGATGCAGTGCGTTATCAGACTGTGACGTTTGATGAAGCAATTGGCCGTAATTTGAAAGTGATGGATGCGACTGCATTTGCACTGTGTCGTGACCAGAAGATGAATATTTGTGTGCTTAGTATCTTCAAATCAGGCGCTTTAAAGCGTGTGGTGCTTGGGGAAGATGAGGGTACGCTGGTACACTGCTAA
- the frr gene encoding ribosome recycling factor, translated as MIADIKKATEEKMVKTAEKLKTDLAKIRTGRAHTGLLDHVQVEYYGSMVPVNQVANITLIDSRTIGAQPYEKNMVGKVEKAIRDCDLGLNPAAQGDLIRVPMPMLTEERRKDLIKVVRGETEDARVAVRNVRRDANDQLKRALKDKEISEDDERRGQDDIQKLTDKYIADLDRQLAEKEKELLTV; from the coding sequence ATGATTGCGGATATCAAAAAAGCAACTGAAGAAAAGATGGTGAAAACTGCCGAGAAGTTGAAAACTGACTTGGCTAAAATTCGTACTGGACGTGCGCATACCGGTTTGCTTGATCATGTGCAAGTTGAATATTACGGCAGTATGGTGCCAGTGAATCAAGTGGCTAATATTACGCTGATCGATTCGCGTACGATTGGTGCACAGCCGTACGAAAAAAATATGGTTGGCAAGGTAGAAAAAGCGATCCGTGATTGTGATTTGGGCTTAAATCCTGCCGCGCAAGGCGATTTGATTCGTGTTCCGATGCCGATGTTGACCGAAGAACGTCGTAAGGATTTGATTAAAGTGGTGCGTGGCGAAACAGAAGATGCTCGTGTGGCAGTACGCAATGTGCGTCGCGATGCGAATGATCAACTTAAACGTGCGCTGAAAGATAAAGAAATTTCTGAGGATGATGAGCGTCGCGGTCAGGATGATATCCAGAAACTCACCGATAAATATATCGCTGATCTGGACCGCCAGTTGGCAGAGAAAGAAAAAGAATTGCTGACGGTTTAA
- a CDS encoding ABC transporter ATP-binding protein yields the protein MSSMLRAENLHREISGEVPVKLVNNISLDIQAGEFVCIMGPSGSGKSSLLYLLGLLDIPNQGKIWLDGVDTAGFSEDELAEQRLQHLGYVFQFHFLLAEFSVRDNVALPMRKLAKLNTKEIDERAELLLEKLGMLGQMHKFPHQLSGGQRQRVAIARALANDPKIILADEPTGNLDSASAGNVREILKNLAHEMGKTVIAVTHDAQFAAAADTRISIVDGQINTTWQA from the coding sequence ATGAGCAGCATGCTGCGCGCCGAAAATTTGCATCGGGAAATCTCAGGCGAAGTCCCCGTCAAACTGGTGAACAATATTTCACTGGATATTCAAGCAGGCGAATTTGTTTGCATTATGGGGCCTTCAGGCTCTGGCAAATCTTCATTACTATATTTGCTTGGCCTGTTGGATATTCCCAACCAAGGCAAAATCTGGCTCGATGGCGTTGATACTGCTGGTTTTAGCGAGGATGAATTAGCCGAGCAGCGCCTACAGCATCTCGGTTATGTATTTCAATTTCATTTTTTGCTGGCCGAGTTCAGCGTTCGCGACAATGTGGCATTACCAATGCGAAAGCTAGCAAAACTCAACACCAAAGAGATCGATGAGCGAGCCGAGTTATTACTTGAAAAACTCGGAATGCTCGGACAAATGCACAAATTCCCGCATCAGCTATCAGGTGGCCAGCGCCAGCGGGTGGCAATTGCCCGTGCACTGGCCAACGACCCGAAAATCATATTGGCCGACGAGCCGACGGGAAATCTCGACTCCGCTTCGGCAGGCAATGTACGCGAAATACTAAAAAATCTGGCGCACGAGATGGGAAAAACAGTCATTGCCGTTACCCATGATGCGCAATTTGCAGCGGCAGCCGATACCCGAATCAGCATCGTCGATGGGCAAATCAATACGACATGGCAAGCCTGA
- the rpsB gene encoding 30S ribosomal protein S2 has protein sequence MSVSMRDMLEAGVHFGHQTRYWNPKMGKYIFGARNKIHIINLEKTLPMFEDALKFVRQLSANKGNVLFVGTKRAAREIIAEEATRANSPFVDHRWLGGMLTNYKTVKQSIKRMNDMKAVLENAEGTGYGKKELLDMKREVEKLERSLGGINEMGGLPDAIFVIDTGYQAGTIVEARKLGIPVIGVVDTNNNPEGIDYVIPGNDDSSRAIRLYARAVADAVLEGRNQATQALVAAVSEAAAE, from the coding sequence ATGTCTGTTAGCATGCGCGATATGCTGGAAGCCGGCGTACACTTCGGCCACCAAACCCGTTACTGGAACCCGAAAATGGGCAAATACATTTTCGGTGCTCGCAACAAGATTCACATTATCAACCTCGAAAAAACACTGCCAATGTTTGAAGATGCACTGAAATTTGTGCGTCAATTGTCTGCAAACAAAGGTAACGTATTGTTCGTAGGTACTAAACGCGCTGCTCGCGAAATCATTGCTGAAGAAGCTACTCGCGCAAATTCACCATTCGTTGATCACCGCTGGTTGGGTGGTATGCTGACTAACTACAAAACAGTTAAGCAATCGATCAAACGCATGAACGACATGAAAGCTGTGTTGGAAAATGCTGAAGGTACTGGCTACGGCAAGAAAGAATTGCTGGACATGAAGCGCGAAGTTGAAAAACTCGAGCGTTCATTGGGCGGTATCAACGAGATGGGCGGCTTGCCAGATGCGATTTTCGTAATCGACACTGGTTACCAAGCTGGTACTATCGTTGAAGCTCGCAAGCTCGGTATTCCTGTAATTGGCGTTGTTGATACTAACAACAACCCAGAAGGTATCGACTATGTAATTCCTGGTAACGATGACTCTTCTCGCGCTATCCGCCTGTACGCACGTGCAGTTGCTGATGCGGTGCTGGAAGGCCGTAACCAAGCAACTCAAGCTTTGGTTGCTGCAGTTAGCGAAGCTGCTGCAGAGTAA
- a CDS encoding MlaD family protein: MKQHHLLKDLDPRFQMLGWRVGLFAAVIGVIIVALLLILAERQGLFNAKERLHFVAESGAGLAPGMQIRLSGFRIGVVDEVSLNEQAKVDVEILVEERYMKWIKADSIAILQQDGLIGDHFIEISGGTAAAKRMEEGGVLSFVATMSLADIALDMRSRAEPIFESVQETLRYANDPQGDLRQTMKNVQELTAELQQTRQKVDLLLTRADGLLDREARQTLTSADRLLNRADVIASEVSRQLPPMLNAAASSLQSAQAISADASITMHVLRNSVEQAAPQIPGMLRNGDELIRRSNETVEAVQHIWPLSRQLDRAPLAAPSVESR; the protein is encoded by the coding sequence ATGAAGCAACACCACTTATTAAAAGACCTGGATCCGCGCTTTCAAATGTTGGGTTGGCGGGTAGGTTTATTTGCGGCAGTGATTGGCGTGATTATTGTTGCTTTGCTGCTAATCTTGGCCGAGCGGCAGGGGCTCTTTAATGCTAAAGAGCGCCTACATTTTGTTGCCGAAAGTGGTGCGGGTTTGGCACCGGGGATGCAAATTCGCCTCTCTGGTTTTCGTATTGGCGTTGTCGACGAGGTGTCACTCAACGAGCAAGCTAAAGTAGATGTGGAAATTTTGGTTGAAGAGCGGTACATGAAATGGATTAAAGCCGATTCGATCGCGATTTTGCAGCAGGATGGTCTGATTGGTGACCATTTTATTGAAATTTCAGGTGGCACAGCCGCAGCAAAAAGAATGGAAGAGGGCGGTGTGTTGAGCTTTGTTGCAACAATGAGCTTGGCGGATATTGCACTCGATATGCGCAGTCGCGCCGAGCCTATCTTTGAATCCGTGCAGGAAACATTGCGCTATGCTAATGATCCGCAGGGAGACTTGCGGCAAACGATGAAGAATGTGCAGGAACTAACTGCGGAGTTGCAACAAACTAGGCAAAAAGTCGATTTGCTGCTCACGCGAGCTGATGGATTGTTGGATCGCGAAGCCAGACAAACCCTCACGAGTGCCGACCGGTTGCTAAATCGTGCCGATGTAATTGCTAGTGAAGTGAGTCGCCAATTGCCACCGATGCTCAATGCCGCAGCATCCTCGCTGCAGAGCGCTCAAGCAATCAGTGCTGATGCAAGTATCACTATGCATGTGTTGCGTAACTCGGTTGAGCAAGCTGCTCCGCAAATCCCCGGAATGTTGCGAAACGGCGATGAATTAATCCGTCGCAGTAACGAGACGGTTGAGGCTGTTCAGCACATTTGGCCGCTGAGCCGACAATTGGATCGTGCACCCTTGGCCGCCCCAAGTGTGGAGAGTCGCTGA
- the tsf gene encoding translation elongation factor Ts, giving the protein MAAITAKMVAELRELTGLGMMECKKALVEADGDIKKAEEVLRIKSGNKASKMAGRTAAEGTVVAFISDDKKVGAIIEVNCETDFVGKDENFVAFAKACAKAVAVANPADVAALGEVKTDSGETVEEARNAIIAKLGENMTLRRFVRYETAGQLAAYLHGAKIGVLVDVTGGDEQLGRDLAMHIAASKPKALDASGVDAELVETERRVAIERAKEAGKSGDMLEKIAEGTVNKFLKEVTLLNQVFIKAEDGKQTIEQLVKSKGATINAFTMFTVGEGIEKKVVDYAAEVAAAAQL; this is encoded by the coding sequence ATGGCTGCAATTACTGCAAAAATGGTTGCCGAGCTGCGCGAACTGACTGGCCTTGGCATGATGGAGTGCAAAAAAGCGCTGGTTGAAGCTGATGGCGACATCAAAAAAGCTGAAGAAGTACTGCGCATTAAATCTGGCAACAAAGCTTCTAAAATGGCTGGCCGTACCGCCGCTGAAGGTACTGTGGTTGCTTTCATTTCTGATGACAAGAAAGTTGGCGCGATCATTGAAGTAAACTGCGAAACCGACTTCGTAGGTAAAGATGAGAACTTCGTTGCATTCGCTAAAGCTTGTGCTAAAGCCGTTGCTGTAGCAAATCCAGCTGATGTTGCTGCTTTGGGTGAAGTGAAAACTGACTCTGGCGAAACTGTTGAAGAAGCTCGTAACGCAATCATCGCTAAATTGGGTGAAAACATGACTTTGCGTCGTTTCGTGCGTTACGAAACTGCTGGTCAGTTGGCTGCTTACCTGCACGGTGCCAAAATTGGTGTGTTGGTTGATGTTACTGGTGGTGATGAGCAGTTGGGTCGTGATTTGGCGATGCACATTGCTGCAAGCAAACCAAAAGCATTGGATGCTTCTGGTGTTGATGCTGAGTTGGTTGAGACTGAGCGTCGTGTAGCGATTGAGCGTGCTAAAGAAGCGGGCAAATCTGGTGATATGCTGGAAAAAATCGCAGAAGGTACTGTTAACAAGTTCCTGAAAGAAGTGACTTTGCTGAACCAAGTGTTCATCAAGGCCGAAGATGGCAAACAAACCATCGAACAACTGGTTAAATCTAAAGGTGCAACAATCAACGCATTCACAATGTTCACTGTTGGTGAAGGCATTGAGAAGAAAGTGGTTGATTACGCCGCTGAAGTTGCTGCAGCAGCACAACTTTAA
- a CDS encoding ABC transporter permease has product MRLLLAVARTHLTSRLRATLVSLGGVILGVAFFLAVSALMQGSEKDFIKRLIDSSPHITISDENRSASEQAAQIRWPDAAVAIRHVKPLNETRGIRSYQQKLAILQAIDGVKVAPVLVGSAVLQFAGRQQGVSLSGVVPVMMREVSFLEDKFIAGELASLDIEPGGIIIGNNLAQKFSLRLGSTISIVAGENATRTLRVVGIFKSGNASYDENQTFVLLKQAQALLERPQRINRFILQLKDPYLARELAQQLETQFGYKAVSWLEASEDILSLLVIRNLIMFSVVAAILVVASFGIYNTISTFVIEKTRDIAILKSMGFHARDVLTIFLLEGAIIGVLGSILGLILGAGLMQGLGMVEIKPPGASQISNLPIWWGAEQFIIAAAFALLSCLAASYLPARRASRLHPVDVLRGAT; this is encoded by the coding sequence ATGCGACTCCTGCTTGCGGTTGCCCGCACCCACCTAACCAGCAGACTACGCGCCACTTTGGTGTCGTTGGGCGGTGTTATTTTGGGCGTCGCTTTTTTTCTAGCGGTCTCGGCCTTGATGCAAGGCTCGGAAAAAGACTTTATCAAACGACTGATCGACAGCAGTCCGCACATCACCATTTCAGATGAAAATCGCTCGGCCAGCGAGCAAGCGGCGCAGATACGCTGGCCTGATGCCGCGGTGGCAATTCGCCATGTAAAACCACTCAATGAAACCCGCGGCATTCGTAGCTATCAGCAAAAACTGGCTATTTTGCAAGCGATAGATGGCGTCAAAGTTGCGCCTGTACTGGTTGGCTCTGCAGTGCTGCAATTTGCGGGCCGCCAACAAGGGGTGAGCTTGTCGGGTGTCGTACCAGTGATGATGCGCGAGGTGTCTTTTCTGGAGGATAAATTCATCGCGGGGGAATTGGCTTCACTGGATATCGAGCCGGGCGGCATTATTATCGGCAATAATCTAGCTCAGAAATTTAGCTTGCGCCTCGGGAGTACCATCAGCATCGTTGCGGGTGAAAATGCCACTCGCACGCTGCGAGTGGTCGGTATTTTTAAGTCAGGCAACGCCAGTTACGATGAAAACCAGACATTCGTACTTCTCAAACAGGCTCAAGCCTTGCTAGAGAGGCCACAGCGGATTAATCGGTTTATTTTACAACTCAAAGACCCCTATCTGGCCCGCGAGCTTGCACAACAATTAGAAACACAGTTTGGCTACAAAGCAGTTTCTTGGCTAGAAGCCTCCGAAGATATTCTGAGCCTATTAGTCATACGAAATCTGATCATGTTCAGCGTGGTAGCGGCGATTTTGGTCGTGGCTTCTTTCGGCATTTACAACACCATCTCGACTTTTGTGATCGAAAAAACGCGTGACATTGCGATTTTAAAATCGATGGGCTTTCATGCCCGCGATGTACTCACCATTTTTCTGCTGGAAGGAGCGATTATTGGCGTGCTGGGCAGTATCTTAGGATTAATCTTGGGCGCTGGTCTGATGCAGGGGCTTGGCATGGTCGAGATCAAGCCACCGGGAGCCAGCCAAATCAGTAATTTGCCCATTTGGTGGGGGGCAGAGCAATTTATCATTGCGGCGGCATTTGCGTTGCTATCCTGTCTTGCTGCATCTTACCTACCAGCCCGCCGCGCCAGCCGCTTGCATCCGGTGGATGTCTTACGAGGTGCAACATGA
- the trxB gene encoding thioredoxin-disulfide reductase: MATQHHRLLILGSGPAGYTAAVYAARANLKPVLITGIAQGGQLMTTTDVDNWPADADGVMGPELMSRFQKHAERFGTEMIFDHIHTTHLNEKPIRLVGDSGEYTCDALIIATGASAQYLGLPSEEEFAGRGVSACATCDGFFYRGKPVAVVGGGNTAVEEALYLANIASHVTLIHRRDTFRSEKILIDHLMEKVAEGKISLELNQTLDEVLGDASGVTGARLKQFGGDATKEIKVDGVFIAIGHKPNTDIFKGQLDMDQTGYLITKGGRDGNATATSVPGVFAAGDVQDHIYRQAVTSAASGCQAALDADRYLESLR; this comes from the coding sequence ATGGCGACTCAACACCACCGTTTGCTGATTCTTGGCTCAGGCCCTGCCGGTTACACCGCCGCAGTGTACGCCGCGCGCGCGAACTTGAAACCGGTTTTAATTACCGGCATTGCGCAAGGCGGTCAATTGATGACCACAACCGATGTGGACAACTGGCCAGCCGATGCCGATGGCGTAATGGGCCCAGAATTGATGAGTCGTTTCCAAAAACACGCCGAGCGTTTTGGCACCGAAATGATCTTTGATCATATTCACACCACGCATCTCAACGAAAAGCCAATCCGTCTGGTTGGTGACTCGGGTGAATACACGTGTGATGCGCTGATTATCGCCACTGGCGCATCGGCTCAGTACTTAGGCCTTCCGTCTGAGGAAGAATTTGCTGGCCGCGGCGTTTCAGCTTGTGCGACATGTGATGGTTTCTTCTACCGTGGCAAACCAGTTGCGGTAGTGGGTGGTGGCAATACTGCAGTTGAAGAAGCGCTGTATTTGGCCAATATCGCTAGCCATGTGACTTTGATCCATCGCCGCGATACTTTCCGCTCGGAAAAAATCCTGATTGATCATCTGATGGAAAAAGTCGCTGAAGGCAAAATCAGCCTTGAACTGAACCAAACTTTAGATGAAGTATTGGGCGACGCCAGCGGCGTGACTGGCGCGCGTTTGAAACAATTTGGTGGCGATGCAACTAAAGAAATCAAAGTGGACGGCGTATTTATCGCAATTGGTCACAAGCCAAATACCGATATTTTCAAAGGTCAACTCGACATGGACCAAACTGGCTACCTGATTACCAAAGGTGGTCGTGACGGCAATGCGACCGCCACCAGCGTACCGGGTGTCTTTGCCGCCGGTGATGTGCAAGACCATATCTACCGTCAAGCTGTGACCTCAGCGGCTAGCGGTTGCCAAGCCGCACTCGATGCCGACCGTTACTTGGAAAGCCTTCGTTAA